Proteins from one Sarcophilus harrisii chromosome 2, mSarHar1.11, whole genome shotgun sequence genomic window:
- the ST3GAL2 gene encoding CMP-N-acetylneuraminate-beta-galactosamide-alpha-2,3-sialyltransferase 2, whose product MKCSLRFWFLSTAFLLVFVMSLLFTYSHHSMATLPYLDSGGLGGTHRVKLVPSYAGLQHLNKGGLLSKSCTCRRCMGDTGASDWFDSHYDGNISPVWTKENMDLPLDVQRWWMMLQPQFKSHNTNEVLEKLFQIVPGENPYRFRDPHKCRRCAVVGNSGNLRGSGYGRDVDGHNFIMRMNQAPTVGFEQDVGSRTTHHFMYPESAKNLPANVSFVLVPFKALDLLWIASALSTGQIRFTYAPVKSFLRVDKEKVQIYNPAFFKYIHDRWTEHHGRYPSTGMLVLFFALHVCDEVNVYGFGADSRGNWHHYWENNRYAGEFRKTGVHDADFEAHIIDMLAKASKIEVYRGN is encoded by the exons ATGAAGTGCTCCCTGCGGTTCTGGTTTCTCTCCACGGCCTTCCTGCTGGTGTTTGTCATGTCTCTCCTCTTCACCTACTCCCACCACAGCATGGCCACCCTGCCCTACCTGGACTCTGGAGGCCTTGGTGGCACGCACCGGGTCAAACTGGTACCAAGTTACGCGGGCCTGCAGCACCTCAACAAGGGGGGCCTCCTGAGCAAGAGCTGCACCTGCCGCCGCTGCATGGGGGACACGGGGGCTTCCGACTGGTTTGACAGTCACTACGATGGCAACATTTCTCCTGTCTGGACCAAAGAGAACATGGATCTTCCCCTAGATGTCCAGCGGTGGTGGATG ATGCTGCAaccccagttcaaatcccacAACACCAATGAGGTGCTGGAGAAGCTGTTCCAGATTGTGCCAGGGGAGAACCCCTACCGCTTCCGGGACCCCCACAAGTGCCGGCGCTGTGCTGTGGTCGGAAACTCAGGCAATCTGCGTGGCTCTGGCTATGGGAGGGACGTCGATGGACACAACTTTATCATGAG gATGAACCAAGCCCCAACAGTGGGCTTTGAGCAAGATGTTGGCAGCCGGACCACCCATCACTTCATGTACCCAGAGAGTGCCAAGAACCTGCCTGCCAATGTTAGCTTTGTGTTGGTCCCCTTCAAGGCCCTGGACTTGCTGTGGATTGCCAGTGCCCTGTCCACAGGACAGATCCGATT CACCTATGCCCCTGTGAAATCCTTCCTCCGAGTGGACAAGGAAAAG GTCCAGATCTACAACCCAGCCTTCTTCAAGTATATTCATGACAGGTGGACAGAGCATCATGGACGCTATCCTTCCACGGGCATGCTAGTGCTCTTTTTTGCTCTACATGTGTGTGATGAG GTGAACGTCTATGGGTTCGGGGCAGACAGTCGAGGCAACTGGCACCATTACTGGGAGAATAACCGCTATGCCGGGGAATTCCGGAAGACGGGAGTACACGATGCAGACTTTGAAGCCCACATCATTGACATGCTGGCCAAGGCCAGCAAGATTGAGGTCTATCGGGGCAACTGA